From the Mycobacterium sp. DL592 genome, the window ACGACAAGCCGCTGGGCAGGTTGTTCAACCACGTGCTCGAGCCCGACGAGAACCCGCGCCCCGGCCCGCCATATGCGGCAGCGGTGAAAGACTGGGAAGAGATCGAGCGGTTCGTGGAGTCGCGGCTGCGCCCCGAGTGAGGCGTGGCCCGTTTCTAGCGGGCCGGGTTGCCGTCGGTCTCGGTGATCGCGATGCGCTCAGGGAGACAGGGATATTCGCCGGTCGGCTGCGGGAAGTCCTCGAGGACTGACTCGAGCACCTCGGCGGCGGCGAGCTCACACTCCTCGGGCATCTCCTCGATATCACCGTCGCGTTCCAGCAGGGCGACGCCTCCCCCGCCCGCCACCGCGGCAGCTGCGGCGGCTTTGGCGGCTTTGGCGGCGGCCTTCTTCTTCTCCTGATACCTGACGCTGGGCGGCTTGGACGGCCACCAGTTCTTCTCACCGACCAAGACGGCCATCGCGGGCACGGTGAGGGTTCGCACGACGAAGGTGTCCAGCAGCAGGCCGACACCGATCACGAAGCCCATCTGCACCGCGGTCAGGATGCTGCTGAAGGTGAAGGCGAGCATGGAGGCCGCGAAGATCAGGCCGGCGGAGGTGATGACGCCGCCGGTGGCGCCCACGGTACGGATCACCGCCGAGCGCACACCGTACTTCGCTTCGTCCCGGATGCGGGATATCAGCAGCAGGTTGTAGTCGGCACCGACGGCGACAAGAACCATGAAGGCCATGCCCGGCACACCCCAGGACAGACCCTGACCAAGGATGAACTGAAACACGATGACGCCGATACCGAGTGCCGCGGCGTACGAAATGACCACCGAGGCAACGAGATACAACGGAGCGACGAGTGCGCGCAGCACCACGACGAGGATCACGAACACCACAGACAGAGTCATGATCATGATGAAGCGGAAGTCCCAGTTGTAATAGGAGCGCAGGTCGGCGTTGACCGCCGAGAGCCCCACCATCGAGATCTTGGCGTCGGCGAGTGTGGTGTTGGGCCGGGAGTCGTTGGCGATCCGCAGGATGTCGTGGATCTGGTTCATCGCCTCGGCGCTGAACGGGTTGTAAGCCGTCTGCACCAGGTAGCGGGCCGAGTGACCGTCGTCGGAGATGAAGATCTTGGCGGCCTTCTTGAACTCCTCCTGCGACAGAATCTGCGGCGGAATGTAGAAGCCCGACATCGGCGGGTCAGCCGCCTCGCGCTTCATCGCAAGCAGGAAGGCCGAGGCCTGGTCCAGACCGTTGCCCAGGTTTCGGGTCTGGTCGACGAGCAGTTGGACACCCATCGCCAGCTGACGGCTCGAGTCGGCCAGCAGATTGGCGCCGTCGACAGTCTCGTTGAGCTTCTTCTCCACCCCGCCGGGCTCACCGACACCGAGCGCGCGGGCGGCGGCGGTGGCCCGCTGGATGTTCTTGCTCAGACCGCTCACCAGGTCGTCGAGCTTCTGATTGCCCTCGGTGGCCTGCAGTTGGCGGCCGATGTCGGCGATGGCGGCGAACGCCTCGGAGTTGCTCGCGTCGACGATCTTCTGCAGATCGGCCCGGGAGTTCACGCACGCCGGGTCGCCGTCACAGACCGGACTTTGGTTGAGCGCGTTGAGCATTGGCTGCGCCCATCCGGTGACGTCGGTGATCTGGGTCATGTTCAGCCCCAGCGCGTCGCCGAGGGACCGCATGTTCTTCATCAGCGCGGCGGTCTTGTCGATCTGGTCAAGTGTGGTTGTGCCACCGACCTTTTGCGACATGGCATCGAGTGCGGAGGCCAGGCTGCGGACACTGGCCAGCGACCCGACGAGCTGATTGCGGATCTGGTCCAGGACGTCGGCCATCTTGTCGGCGCCGCCGGTGAGCAGCGACAGTTTGTCATCGTTGCTCGAGATCAGATTGGAGGCATCGCCGAGCTTGGTACCGACCTCACCGGCCTGCCAGGTGGCCTTGGCCTGCTCGAGCATCTGCCCGGTGGGCCGGGTGATGCCGCGGATCATGTCGATGTTGGGCAGCTGGGAGATCCGCTGGGCCATCTGTTCCATGTCGGCCAGCGCCTTGGGGGTACGCAGGTCGGTGTTGGGCGATTGGATGAACAGGAACTGCTGCAGGGTGCTGCTGATCGGGAAGTGCTTGTCCATCACTTCGTAGGCCCGGTTACTCGCTGAATCGGGCGGCAGGTTCTTGCGGTCGTCGTAATTGAAGTTGGTCAGCAGGGCGCAGGCGGCCAGGCCGAGCAGGATGACGAGGCTGGTCGTCAGCAGCGCGCGCGGCCTGCGCACGATCATCACCGCCGAGCGCTTCCAGAACTTTCCGGTGAGGTCGCGTTTGCGGGGCTTGATCCAGCCACGGCGCCCGGCGATCACGATGAACGCGGGCAGCAGGGTGATGGCGCCCAGGAAGCCGATGGCGATGGTGACGGTCATGGCCGGACCCACCGTGGCGAACACCGCGAGCTTGGTGAACGACATGCCCAGGAAGGTCAGAGCGACGGTTCCCGCCGAGCCGGCGATGACTTCACCGATGGAGTGCAGGGCGTCGACGAGGGCGTCATCTGAGGAGACGCCGGTCTTCATGATCTCCTGATATCGACTGAACAGGAAGACGGCATAGTCGATGCCGGCACCCATGATCATGCCGGTCATGATCATGATGGTCTGGGAGCCGATGGCCAGCCCGTGCTCACCGAGGATGGCCACCAACTGCTGGGCGACGACCAGCGAGATGCCGATGGTCAGCAGCGGCATGACCATGGCCACGAAACTTCGATAAACCAGGATGAGAATGCCGAAGACCATGATCACCGTGGCACCCTCGATCATGTGCTGATCGTTGACACCGATCTGGTTCATGTCTTCCATCGTCGCGGAGCCACCGACCACGTTGACCTGCAGCGATGAGCCGGCCGTCGCCTCCTTGACGGTCTTGAGGACCTCGCGGTAGGCCTCCTGGCCCGTCGGGGTGCCCATGGTCCCGGACATGCTGACCGGAAGGTTCCACGCCTTCTGGTCCTTGCTCGTCATGACCTCGCGCAGCTCCGGGGTGTTGATGAAGTCCTGAACGGACGACACCTTCGGGTTTTCCTTGAGCTTGGCGACGAGATTGCGGTAGGTGGCCTCCTGTTCGGGGCCCAGACCCGCGTCGTTGCTGAGGATGATCGCAGCGAAGTTACTGGTGTCGGCTTCCTTGAATGCCTCCTGCATCTGTTTGCCCGCGACGAGCACGGGCGCGGTCTTGGGAAGGAAGTCCGGGGAGTTCCTGGCGGCCACCGTGAACAGGGGGGTGACGAACGTCAGCAGTGCCACGGCAGCAGCAACCCACGCCACGATCACAAGGACCGGATGGCGGACGATGAACCGGCCCAGCATCGTGAAGACGTTGTGCGGGAACACGCGCTTGAGTGCGGCGCGTATGGGCATCAGACAAAGGTACCTGGAGTAGTAGCCAAGGACGGCATCACCGCAGCTCAGCTATGGTAACGAATGGTGCTCAATTGCGCGAGTGCCCGGTGCGAAGCCACCGCCGTTCTAGCCTATCAGCACCGCGTAGCGGGGCTTGATCACCTCGTCGATGATCGCCAGCCGTTCGTCGAAGTGCAGAAACGCTGACTTCATCGCGTTGATGGTGAACCGTTCGAGGTCACTCCATCCGT encodes:
- a CDS encoding RND family transporter, with protein sequence MPIRAALKRVFPHNVFTMLGRFIVRHPVLVIVAWVAAAVALLTFVTPLFTVAARNSPDFLPKTAPVLVAGKQMQEAFKEADTSNFAAIILSNDAGLGPEQEATYRNLVAKLKENPKVSSVQDFINTPELREVMTSKDQKAWNLPVSMSGTMGTPTGQEAYREVLKTVKEATAGSSLQVNVVGGSATMEDMNQIGVNDQHMIEGATVIMVFGILILVYRSFVAMVMPLLTIGISLVVAQQLVAILGEHGLAIGSQTIMIMTGMIMGAGIDYAVFLFSRYQEIMKTGVSSDDALVDALHSIGEVIAGSAGTVALTFLGMSFTKLAVFATVGPAMTVTIAIGFLGAITLLPAFIVIAGRRGWIKPRKRDLTGKFWKRSAVMIVRRPRALLTTSLVILLGLAACALLTNFNYDDRKNLPPDSASNRAYEVMDKHFPISSTLQQFLFIQSPNTDLRTPKALADMEQMAQRISQLPNIDMIRGITRPTGQMLEQAKATWQAGEVGTKLGDASNLISSNDDKLSLLTGGADKMADVLDQIRNQLVGSLASVRSLASALDAMSQKVGGTTTLDQIDKTAALMKNMRSLGDALGLNMTQITDVTGWAQPMLNALNQSPVCDGDPACVNSRADLQKIVDASNSEAFAAIADIGRQLQATEGNQKLDDLVSGLSKNIQRATAAARALGVGEPGGVEKKLNETVDGANLLADSSRQLAMGVQLLVDQTRNLGNGLDQASAFLLAMKREAADPPMSGFYIPPQILSQEEFKKAAKIFISDDGHSARYLVQTAYNPFSAEAMNQIHDILRIANDSRPNTTLADAKISMVGLSAVNADLRSYYNWDFRFIMIMTLSVVFVILVVVLRALVAPLYLVASVVISYAAALGIGVIVFQFILGQGLSWGVPGMAFMVLVAVGADYNLLLISRIRDEAKYGVRSAVIRTVGATGGVITSAGLIFAASMLAFTFSSILTAVQMGFVIGVGLLLDTFVVRTLTVPAMAVLVGEKNWWPSKPPSVRYQEKKKAAAKAAKAAAAAAVAGGGGVALLERDGDIEEMPEECELAAAEVLESVLEDFPQPTGEYPCLPERIAITETDGNPAR